Genomic segment of Pseudomonadota bacterium:
AGACAACAATTCTGGAACTCCCAAAACGGGACCGGCCGCGTCCAGTGGCTTGTTCACTTTCGGCGGTGCAAAAGACATTGCAGCTCCTAAACCGTCGTCGACTCCATTCGCTTTTGGTCAAGATGCAAACAAGCAGCAGCCGTCTAGTGCCGGATTTGCCTTCGGAAAAACTGCCACAGACACAGCAGCACAGCCGTCATCCACATCATCAGGGAGCGCCTTCCAGTTCAGCGGAACGCCGGCCAAGACCGCGAGCTCCAGCTCGCCGTTCGCCTTCGGTTCTTCAGCGGCTGCTCCCTGAAAAAGCGCCTGTGGTTTACCCTGGGCGCTTTGATCATCTATCGCCTGGGCACCTATATTCCGATTCCCGGCATTGATCCGGCCATCCTGAACGACATCTTCCAGCAGCAGGCCGGCGGCGTGCTGTCGATGTTCAATATGTTCTCCGGCGGCGCGTTGGAGCGCATGACGATCTTCGCCTTGAACGTCATGCCCTATATCTCGGCCTCGATCATCATGCAGCTGATGACGACAGTGTCGCCTGCGCTGGAGCAGATGAAGAAGGAGGGCGAGTCCGGCCGCAAGAAGATGAACCAGTACACGCGCTACCTGACGGTGCTGCTGTGTATTGTCCAAGGGTACGGCATCGCGGTTGGCCTGGAGGCGATGCGCGGAAGCATGGGGTCTGCGGTCATCGATCCCGGCTATTTCTTCCGCTTCACGACGGTCGTGACGCTGGTCGGCGGCACGATGTTCCTGTTGTGGCTGGGCGAACAGATCACCCAGCGCGGTGTCGGCAACGGCGTCTCACTGATCATCTTCGCCGGCATCGTCGCGATGTTCCCGTCGGCGATCGCCCAGATCCTGGAGCTCGGTCGGATCGGCGCCATGTCGGCGTTCGCCATCATGGCGATCCTGGTCAGCCTGATCCTGCTGTTCGCCTTTATCGTCTTCATGGAGCGCGCGCAGCGGCGCATTATCGTCCAATATCCAAAACGCCAGGTCGGCAACCGGATGTTCAGCGGCGAGAGTTCGCATCTGCCGCTGAAGCTGAACACATCCGGCGTTATTCCGGTGATCTTCGCCAGCTCCATCCTGCTGATGCCGGTGACGCTGGCGAGTTTCTCCGCCGCCGGCGGGCCGGAGTGGCTGCAAGAGGCGACGCTTCTGCTGCGTCGCGGCGGGTGGATGTATCTCTCGCTCTATGCGGCGGGCATCATCTTTTTCTGTTTCTTCTATACGTCGATCGTCTTCAATCCGGCAGATACGGCGGACAACCTGAAGAAGCACGGCGGTTTCGTGCCGGGCATCCGGCCAGGCAAGAACACCGCGGAGTACCTGGACTACGTCCTGACCCGCCTGACCACGGTCGGCGCGATCTATCTGACCGCGGTCGCCGTGGTGCCGGAGTTCTTTATCGGCAACTCGGCGGTCCCGTTCCTGCTTGGCGGCACATCGTTGCTGATCACCGTAACGGTGGCGATGGACACGATCAGTCAGATCCAATCGCACCTTCTGGCCCACCAATACGAGGGCCTGATCAAAAAGGCCAAGCTGAAGGGGCGGCGGGGATGAAGCTGATCCTTTTGGGTCCGCCAGGCGCCGGTAAGGGGACCCAGGCGAAGCGTCTTGTCGAGGCCCACGGCATCCCCCAGCTTTCGACCGGCGACATGCTGCGCGCGGCGGTTGCCGAGGGTACCGAGATGGGCAAGATGGCCAAGGAGATCATGGATCGCGGCGAGCTGGTGTCCGACGACATCATTGTCGGCATGATTTCCGACCGCATCGACCAGCCCGACTGCGCCAACGGTTTCATTCTGGACGGCTTTCCCCGTTCCGAAGCCCAGGCCGAGGCGCTCGACCGAATGCTGGCCGAACGCGGTCTGGCGCTGGACTGCGTGATCGAGATGCAGGTCGACGACGAGGCCCTTGTCGAACGCCTGACGGGCCGCTTCACCTGTGCCAAGTGCGGCGCCGGGTATCACGACAAGTTTCAGCAACCAAAGATTGCGGACATCTGCGATGTTTGTGGCGGTAGCGAGTTCACGCGCCGCGCCGACGATAACGAGGAGACCCTGCGGTCACGCCTGACGGTCTACCACGGCCAGACCGCGCCACTTTTGCCGTATTATCAAGGGCATGGCGTGCTTTCTTCAGTCGACGGCATGG
This window contains:
- a CDS encoding adenylate kinase, which encodes MKLILLGPPGAGKGTQAKRLVEAHGIPQLSTGDMLRAAVAEGTEMGKMAKEIMDRGELVSDDIIVGMISDRIDQPDCANGFILDGFPRSEAQAEALDRMLAERGLALDCVIEMQVDDEALVERLTGRFTCAKCGAGYHDKFQQPKIADICDVCGGSEFTRRADDNEETLRSRLTVYHGQTAPLLPYYQGHGVLSSVDGMADIDDVTRQIEAVVNSCAEGGGND